The DNA region TCGAGCGCGTGCAAAGCTTGCGCAAGGTCAGCAAAGTGAAGCCGTGCTTGACCTCACACGTGCGCAACTTTTAGGCTGCGAGCCAGCCGCATATCTCCTCAGCCAGATCATTGAGAAGTCGGAAACGCTGGATTCGCTTCGTATCTACGTCAATCCAGAAATCACCATAACAGCAACCAAAGAAGAAATTCGGCGGGCGACAGAGAACACAAGAATGCTGGCGCAAATGAGCGTTACAGCACTAAGCACCACAAACTACCGAAACCCGCGCAGCAAACTACTCAGCACAGGCACAGCGCTATTTAACTCAGGCATTGCCATCAACGATAGCGAATGCAATGAGCAACTGGTGCAAACGCGCGGGGCAACGCAGGTGAGCATCTTTTGCCTCATTCATCTACTAAAAAAGCAGGCGGCTTATATGAACGATGCCAAAGTAACCAGCCTAATTAACCAACTCTCAACGCTGGTGGCGATGTTCGAAGACCGGGCGATTGACGAGCGCCAGTTTCTGACCGAAGTGCAGTTCTACATCACAGAACTGGATAACTACATGAAGAAAAAGAAAAATTAGCGAGTTGGCCTTTGTGAACAGAAATTTGGTAAAGGGTGCATGGCGGGGTAGGCAGTGCTGCAAGCTGAAAAAGCTCACGCCAATCTTCTTGCTTGAATCTTGACCTATCCCGCCATCAATTGCGTTTAGTGTTGCGAGAGCAGCTTTTTGAACTCTTCGGTCAGTTTCGGCAAAGTCTCCTCTACTGTGCCAACAATACCATAGTCGGCAACTTGAAAGATTGGGGCATCTTTATCTTTGTTGATGGCAACAATGACTTTTGAGGACGCCATTCCTGCCAAATGTTGAATAGCACCAGAAATGCCGCAAGCGATGTAGAGTTTAGGTGAAACAACCTTGCCAGTTTGTCCAACTTGCTCAGAGTGTGGTCGCCAACCCGCATCAACAACAGCACGGCTTGCACCTACCGCAGCGCCAAGCACGCTAGCCAGTGCTTCAAGGTTCTGCCAGTTTTCTTTACCGTCGCCTTTGGGGTCGCGTAGACCGCGTCCGCCGCTGACGACAATATCCGCTTCGGTAACATCTAACTTGCCAGCTGATGCCACAATCTCCTTGACAATTGCACGCAAGTCGGTCTCGTCTGGGTTGTAGGTTGATGTAACCACCTCTGCCGTGCGGTCTGGGTATGTGGCAATCGGAAAGACATTCGGGCGCAGGGTCAAAATCTGAATAGGAGTGTCTAACTGCACCGTTGCAATCGCTTTGCCAGAGTAAGCATATCGCTTAGCGAGAAGGCGGTCACCCTCAACTTGAATAGCAATTGCGTCGCTCACCAGCCCAGCCGCCAAGCGAATAGATAGGCGCGGAGCAAGGTCTTTGCCCATTGACGTCGCAGCAAGCAAGACGATTGAAGCAGATTCTTCCTTTACGACCCGTGCAAGAATCTTAGCATATGCAGTAGGCGCATAGTGTTGCAGGGAGGGATGCTCAAAGAGAAAAACCTTTGTAGCGCCGTATTTGCCTAAACCAGTTACCGCTTCATGCAGCGAGCTGCCTATTGCGACGGCATACACATCGCCTGCAAGTTCTGCAGCTTTTGAAAGTGCTTCAAGTGAGGCACGCTTTAGCACGCCATTTCGCTGCTCAATGAAGACAACAGCTTTAAGCATAGCGATTTTTAGTTAAGCGTTGAAAGTGATTGCAGAGTGTAATGTGGCAATTCGATTACTCAAACCACATTGGCTTCACGGTGCAATTTTTCTACCAGCTCTGCTGGTGAGCTTAAAATTTTTCCGGGCTGCTTCTCTGCCG from Chloroherpetonaceae bacterium includes:
- a CDS encoding electron transfer flavoprotein subunit alpha/FixB family protein, with product MLKAVVFIEQRNGVLKRASLEALSKAAELAGDVYAVAIGSSLHEAVTGLGKYGATKVFLFEHPSLQHYAPTAYAKILARVVKEESASIVLLAATSMGKDLAPRLSIRLAAGLVSDAIAIQVEGDRLLAKRYAYSGKAIATVQLDTPIQILTLRPNVFPIATYPDRTAEVVTSTYNPDETDLRAIVKEIVASAGKLDVTEADIVVSGGRGLRDPKGDGKENWQNLEALASVLGAAVGASRAVVDAGWRPHSEQVGQTGKVVSPKLYIACGISGAIQHLAGMASSKVIVAINKDKDAPIFQVADYGIVGTVEETLPKLTEEFKKLLSQH